One Malania oleifera isolate guangnan ecotype guangnan chromosome 10, ASM2987363v1, whole genome shotgun sequence genomic region harbors:
- the LOC131165708 gene encoding large ribosomal subunit protein eL43: MTKRTKKAGIVGKYGTRYGASLRKQIKKMEVSQHSKYFCEFCGKYAVKRKAVGIWGCKDCGKVKAGGAYTLNTASAVTVRSTIRRLREQTES; encoded by the exons ATG ACCAAGAGAACCAAGAAGGCTGGTATTGTCGGAAAATATG GTACCCGTTACGGGGCTAGTCTGCGAAAGCAGATCAAGAAGATGGAAGTCAGTCAGCATAGCAAATACTTCTGCGAGTTTTGTGGGAAG TACGCAGTGAAGAGAAAGGCTGTGGGAATTTGGGGATGCAAAGATTGTGGCAAAGTTAAAGCCGGAGGTGCTTACACACTCAA CACTGCTAGTGCTGTGACTGTGAGGAGCACCATTCGAAGGCTGAGAGAGCAGACTGAGAGTTGA
- the LOC131165707 gene encoding uncharacterized protein LOC131165707 — MHQKKSEVQIGKESTGVSSDFNPTPPLLFAPSLIHQKHQTHQSNHQYQYQYQSTHHQQQPSSLSSLSQSSVARTPTLNDPIALLPTPHKRPLLTHNPKSSSALSKTPTLSSLHHYAFSKPLPLDSHSLSLFSVSPATKAAALRAIRRIRRFRVHLRLLLLLSLPFFYFLVSHPSHSFLLDFLSAFAFSAALLFSLNLALPRLPSIRLFLARSFPIKLLASSEVSRPPLPVFWSIGSRPRSEKRTNSGCWVQVYSNGDVYEGEFHQGKCSGSGVYYYYMSGRYEGDWIDGKYDGYGVETWARGSRYRGHYRQGLRHGFGVYRFYTGDVYAGEWSNGQSHGCGVHTCEDGSRYVGEFKWGVKHGLGHYHFRNGDTYAGEYFADKMHGFGVYRFANGHQFEGAWHEGKRQGLGMYTFRNGETQSGHWQNGILDVPSTQNASYPVSPVAVYHSKVLNAVQEARRAMEKAYDVAKVDERVNRAVAAANRAANAARVAAVKAVQKQLHHTSNNDIPIPVV; from the exons ATGCATCAGAAGAAATCCGAAGTTCAGATCGGAAAAGAAAGCACCGGCGTCTCTTCCGATTTCAACCCGACCCCTCCTCTGCTCTTCGCTCCTTCTTTAATCCACCAAAAGCACCAAACCCATCAATCCAACCACCAGTATCAATACCAGTACCAATCGACCCACCACCAACAacaaccctcctctctctcttccctgtCTCAATCCAGCGTCGCCCGAACGCCAACCCTGAATGACCCAATCGCCCTTCTCCCTACCCCTCACAAGAGACCCCTCCTGACCCACAACCCCAAGTCCTCTTCTGCCCTCTCCAAGACGCccactctctcctctctccatCACTACGCCTTCTCTAAACCCCTGCCTTTGGATTCTCATTCCCTGTCTCTGTTCTCGGTGTCTCCGGCAACAAAAGCCGCCGCCTTGCGAGCCATTCGTCGCATCCGCCGCTTTCGTGTTCATCTTCGTCTCCTTCTCCTCTTGTCGCTTCCCTTCTTTTACTTCTTGGTTTCCCACCCTAGCCATTCGTTTCTGCTTGATTTTCTCTCCGCTTTTGCATTCTCCGCCGCGCTTCTATTCTCTCTCAATCTTGCGCTTCCTCGCCTCCCCTCAATTCGTCTGTTCCTTGCCCGTTCGTTCCCAATTAAGCTTTTGGCGTCGTCGGAAGTTTCTAGGCCGCCTCTGCCGGTGTTTTGGTCAATTGGGTCGAGGCCGAGATCGGAGAAAAGGACAAATTCGGGGTGTTGGGTTCAGGTTTATAGCAACGGGGACGTGTACGAGGGAGAATTTCACCAAGGGAAGTGTTCGGGAAGTGGGGTTTACTACTATTACATGAGTGGGAGGTACGAGGGTGATTGGATTGATGGAAAGTATGATGGTTATGGGGTGGAAACATGGGCAAGAGGGAGTAGATATCGTGGGCATTATAGGCAAGGCCTTAGACATGGATTTGGTGTGTATAGGTTTTACACAGGAGATGTTTATGCCGGCGAATGGTCGAATGGGCAGAGTCATGGATGTGGAGTTCATACCTGCGAGGATGGCAGTCGATATGTGGGAGAGTTTAAGTGGGGCGTCAAGCATGGACTTGGCCATTATCATTTCAG AAATGGGGACACATATGCTGGCGAATATTTTGCTGACAAGATGCATGGTTTTGGAGTCTATCGTTTTGCAAATGGACATCAATTTGAGGGAGCCTGGCATGAGGGTAAGAGACAGGGTCTTGGAATGTATACATTCAGAAACGGGGAAACCCAGTCTGGGCACTGGCAAAATGGGATTCTAGATGTCCCAAGCACACAAAACGCCTCCTATCCTGTGTCTCCAGTTGCCGTTTATCATTCCAAAGTACTTAATGCTGTCCAG GAAGCGCGCCGGGCAATGGAGAAAGCATATGATGTCGCCAAGGTGGATGAAAGAGTGAACAGGGCGGTGGCTGCAGCAAACAGGGCAGCCAATGCAGCAAGAGTTGCAGCAGTAAAGGCTGTCCAAAAACAATTGCATCATACCAGTAACAATGATATCCCAATTCCTGTTGTATAA